The sequence ACGCCTTGAACAACGCGGCCGGTTCGTGCATCTCAAACCGGCCATCCGAAACCTGGCCATGCAACCCTCGGCCGGAGTGGACACCGACACCCAGGCCCTGGTCTGGCCGCCGCTGGAAGACGGATTTTAGAGAAATGCCTCCGGCGGCCAGAGGGCAAACTTTTGGAAAAGTTTCCCCTCCGGACTCCCCTTCAAAACTTTTTGGCGCCGCTTCGCAGGTGGCGTGCGGAAGCAATGGGGAGCGATGTGAATGTTTTTTGTACTAACTTGATTTAATGCAACCCATTTCCACAACCCTCCCCGCCGTAGGCGATATAAAAAGTTTAGGAGGGGAGAGGGGATGGGGGGCCGGGGGAAGGGGAGAGAGGACGCCCTTTACAAAGGGTTCCCCTCTCCCCTTCCCCCGGCCGCCGGAGGCTCTTTATGCCCACACTAGATGACGTGCGATTTGTGGCGATTGATTTTGAGACGGCGGATCCCAAACGGGATTCGGCGTGTGCTTTGGGGATTGTAGTGGTGGACCGGGGCGAGATCGTGGCCCGGGACTATCGTTTGATCCGTCCGCCCAGGTCCAAGTTCAACCCTTTTTGCGTACGCGTACACGGCATCCACTGGTCGGACGTGTGCGACGAACCGAGTTTTGGTGATCTGTGGCCCGAACTGGAGGGCTATTTCCAGGGAGCGGACTTTCTGGTGGCGCACAACGCTGCCTTTGACAAGTCCGTGCTGCACACCTGCTGCCGGGATTCGGGCTGGAATGCGCCGGAGCAGCCTTTTCTGTGTACGGTGCAACTGGCCCGCAAGACGTGGGAGCTGGCCTCGAACAAGCTGCCGAGCGTGTGTGCGCATCTCGGCATTGAGTTGAACCACCACAACGCGGCCTCGGACGCCGAGGCGTGCGCGCTCATCGCGGTCAACGGGCTGCGGCTGAACCCGGATTTCATGAGCAAGGTGCTGTAATGGCGGATGTGTATTTCATCGGCGCGGGACCGGGTGATCCGGAACTGCTGACCGTCAAAGGCCGACGGCTGATCGGAGAGGCTGATCTGGTGCTCTATGCCGGGTCCCTGGTGCCCGCCGAGATTGTTGCCGGTGCCAAGGATGGGGCGCATGTGGCCGACTCCGCTCCCATGAGCCTGGAGGAAACCCACGCGCTCATGGTCGAGACCGTGGCGGCGGGCGGGACAGTGGCCCGTGTGCATACTGGCGACCCGTCGCTGTACGGGGCCATCCGCGAGCAGATGGCCCTGCTGGACGCGGTCGGGATCACCTACGCGGTAGTGCCGGGCGTGACCGCCGGGTTCGCGGCGGCTGCGGCTGCCACAAGGTCGTACACCGTGCCTGAAGTGACCCAGACGCTGATTTTCACCCGATTGGAAGGCAAGACCCCGGTGCCTGAGGGCGAGGGGCTGCGCAAGCTGGCGG is a genomic window of uncultured Pseudodesulfovibrio sp. containing:
- the cobM gene encoding precorrin-4 C(11)-methyltransferase — its product is MADVYFIGAGPGDPELLTVKGRRLIGEADLVLYAGSLVPAEIVAGAKDGAHVADSAPMSLEETHALMVETVAAGGTVARVHTGDPSLYGAIREQMALLDAVGITYAVVPGVTAGFAAAAAATRSYTVPEVTQTLIFTRLEGKTPVPEGEGLRKLAAHGSAMCIYLSAGDPEGVQRELLAGGLPEATLVVMAYRVGWPDEKVVETELATLAQTARENDFTRQTVFLVLPGQGREDAGKARSLLYDKDFKHMYRA
- a CDS encoding 3'-5' exonuclease, yielding MPTLDDVRFVAIDFETADPKRDSACALGIVVVDRGEIVARDYRLIRPPRSKFNPFCVRVHGIHWSDVCDEPSFGDLWPELEGYFQGADFLVAHNAAFDKSVLHTCCRDSGWNAPEQPFLCTVQLARKTWELASNKLPSVCAHLGIELNHHNAASDAEACALIAVNGLRLNPDFMSKVL